AACCACCGCGTCGTCGCTGGCATGGGCAATAGAGCGGTTGAGCCGGCATCCCGAGCTGTGCCGGCGACTGGCTGACGAGGCCGACGCCGGGGGCGGTGAACTGCGGCAGGCGACGATCTGGGAGGTGCAACGCACACGGCCCGTGCTGGACGGCACGACGCGGCGCACCAAGACCCGAATTCGGTTGGGCGAGTGGGTCCTGCCGGAAGGTACCAACATCATCATCAGCATCAAGCTGGCGCACGCCTCCGAACAGGACTTTCCCGACCATGAGGCGTTCGACCCGGACCGCTACCTGGGCACCGCCAGCAAGCCGGTCGCCTGGATTCCGTTCGGCGGCGGTGTCAACCGATGCGTCGGTGCCGCGTTCGCCAATATGGAGTCCGACGTCGTATTGCGCATGCTGCTTCGCGAATTCCGGTTGGCCCCAACCACAGCGCCCGGCGAGAAGGCGTTCTGGCGCGGCGTCGCGACCGTGCCGGCCAAGGGTGCGCGTGCGATCGTGTATCGCCGCACGGACAAGCCGCCGGTCGATTCGGATTCGATGTTCGTGGCTGACCACGGCACCGTCTGACGCACTGGCATACTTGCGACCTGTGACAGGCGGCCTCAGGCAATACGTGAAACCTCTCGGTAGCTACTCGTGGTTCAAGCTGGCCATGAACAAGTACTGGTATCCCTTCGTCACCCGCAGGTGGGACCAGGACGACGTCGTCTTCCTGAACTGGGGTTACGAGGAAGACCCGCCCATGGGCCTGCCGCTGGCACCCGAGGACGAGAAGAACCGGTGGGGCATTCAGCTGTACCACCGCACCGCGACGCAAACCGACCTCAGCGGCAAAAAGGTGCTCGAGCCCAGCTGTGGCCACGGCGGTGGCGGCGCCTACGTCATGAAGACGCTGCACCCGGAGTCATACACCGGCCTGGACTTCAACCCCGACGGGGTGGCCTTCGCCAAGCGCCGCTATCCGCTGCCTGGTTTGGATTTCGTGCACGGCGATGCCGAGAACCTGCCGTTTCCCGATGAGTCGTTCGACGCGGTGCTCAACGTCGAGGCCTCGCACGCGTATCCGCACTTCGACCGTTTCCTCAAGGAAATGGTCCGGGTGCTTCGGCCAGGCGGACACTTCCTCTACGTCGACTTCCGCGGGTTCCTCGAGTACGACGAATGGGATGCGGCGCTGGCGGCGCTACCAATGCGGATGGAATCCAAGCGCGAGATCAACAACGAGGTATTGCGCGGGCTCGACAACAACTCGGGTCGGTACCTGGAATTGGTCGGGAGCCGGCTACCGGTGTTCCTGCGGCCGTTCGGCAAACTGTTTGCCGGCACCCCAGACACCTTGATGTACAAGGAATTGCAGCGCGGTCGGCTGTCGTACCGGATGTACCACTTCATCAAGGACTGACAGCGCCTCTCAGACACCAGCGAGCCCCGTGCGTGATGCACGGGGCTCGCTGTATCGAGAGACCGGGGGTCACTGCAGCCCTCAGGACGCCGTCGCGGTCATTCATCGCTCGATGCAAGTAGCATAGGCAAGCCTGTCCTAACTTTGCAAGAGGTTGTCCGGCGTCGCGGGCGCATTGCTGAGAGGCCACGCACCGGCAGGCCAAAGCCGACCAGCGCGTCAAGCACCGCCTGTCCGCGACGCATCGCGGCGAGCTCGTCGGTGCCGGCCAGCTGCGGCACCTGCGTCGCCGAGGCAACCACCATCGAGCCGGCGATGTGCCACATCGCCGCGGTCGACAGGGCGCCGCCACTGACCGCATGCAGCTTGGCGAACAACGGCTCCAAGGACCGGTGGCAGCGGTGCGCCACCCAGGTCGTCAGCGCCGCCTCGCTGGGCAACCGGACCACACCTTCGCCCTGCGCGCAGGGATCGCCAGGCAGCACCCGCACGGTCGGGTCGACGACTCCAGCCCAGTCGATGACGCCGTCGGAGTCGACGTGAACCCAGAGGTTTTCCAGCCCGGTGTCCCACGCTCTGGCCTCCAGCACAACCAGCGCCACCACCCGGCCGATTACCGTGTGCACCAACGTGGCCGCGAGTTGCCTTGCGGCACTGCGCCTGTCCATGTCGATCGCGGCGGTGTCGAACATGGTCTGCAGCCGATCGGTGCTCAGCGCCGAAGCCAGAGGCCACCAACGACGCACCGACACATCACCGAGTACTGCGACTCCGTAGACCCGTGGGCATTGCGGATACAACTCGCGAAGCCGTCGGCTGGATTCGTGCAACGGCAGTACG
This genomic stretch from Mycobacterium paraterrae harbors:
- a CDS encoding phthiotriol/phenolphthiotriol dimycocerosates methyltransferase; protein product: MNKYWYPFVTRRWDQDDVVFLNWGYEEDPPMGLPLAPEDEKNRWGIQLYHRTATQTDLSGKKVLEPSCGHGGGGAYVMKTLHPESYTGLDFNPDGVAFAKRRYPLPGLDFVHGDAENLPFPDESFDAVLNVEASHAYPHFDRFLKEMVRVLRPGGHFLYVDFRGFLEYDEWDAALAALPMRMESKREINNEVLRGLDNNSGRYLELVGSRLPVFLRPFGKLFAGTPDTLMYKELQRGRLSYRMYHFIKD
- a CDS encoding iron reductase, with protein sequence MTITIDDPLIAAMAIDHVLPLHESSRRLRELYPQCPRVYGVAVLGDVSVRRWWPLASALSTDRLQTMFDTAAIDMDRRSAARQLAATLVHTVIGRVVALVVLEARAWDTGLENLWVHVDSDGVIDWAGVVDPTVRVLPGDPCAQGEGVVRLPSEAALTTWVAHRCHRSLEPLFAKLHAVSGGALSTAAMWHIAGSMVVASATQVPQLAGTDELAAMRRGQAVLDALVGFGLPVRGLSAMRPRRRTTSCKVRTGLPMLLASSDE